A region from the Aphis gossypii isolate Hap1 chromosome 1, ASM2018417v2, whole genome shotgun sequence genome encodes:
- the LOC114123066 gene encoding lysine-specific demethylase 4C-like, giving the protein MCSNKNTPRIMVFRPTWSEFQNFSSYIEFMESQGAHKAGVAKVIPPPEWIPRKRSYHEDDIMNLKIPAPICQVVQGKQGLYQQLNIQKKPMTVADYKIMAESDEYKTPSHFDYGDLERKYWKNIIYKSPLYGADVSGSITDKDVNVWNINKLGTILDYVNEDYGISIEGVNTAYLYFGMWKTSFAWHTEDMDLYSINYIHEGYPKTWYAIPPEHGRRLERLATGFFQSDASACPAFLRHKMTVISPHMLKQYSIPFNKITQERGEFMITFPFGYHAGFNHGFNMAESTNFASPRWVEYGKRASQCHCRPDSVKISMDTFVKRLQPEKYELWLQGNDVGTHPEDPSRTLAAPLPSACDLLCNKNNTGIPKLYIEGGRKRHPVTHKLSDSELSIDMTHESKALDAALATSIQEFDVKEYDDELNDEQREVMEDIWLKADEMDVTEVSYNNGRSRLLSKKHSILEDIEFTSDSDYCDSSEKRRSKKRKAKKRSTKKNPKSKKNKSSKSTEKISVASNELINDTDSTTISFKGNDDSIEKIITITPINTESLNSKNINRTTEESRVNQYLKKSIINDSLLSKNGDSVNNNGHSNVVILKPLLPIKSEMPQNASLTNLTTHINKNNQPYMPSVFMSPKIEIVDRKSTQQLYPPTLEPIQIKDEEEYAIDGIPNNIGDMVNNCCSFEVEQLYNVFRSMNEPYCSLCMMFNRKKLTFNLDWRTKAKSFMNPKLPNLQSPSKAIFKHALCGSEKVYRADLIRCEKCYLTVHKVCYGINVNTSKHWLCDRCMKNAMLAGCAYCPLKGGALKEFKSNGWSHVECHLFVHGSSPLTINTFSTDFSTNQKCVICNLSSGNCFRCSEGSCDAWFHISCGIFAGFDFRAERNSKHILIHCNNHLNIPNKQKIIHINQKVWVRHWQHNRISECRIVNIDKTPLCVVKFSDGTISDSITLKEIKNNTNDLPAINKEINLESGDKGLFLGLNYKPTYSVMYSDGTCGRIHPSDIYSNDEHLMRRLKLQAKRGLDKYERENKIINVL; this is encoded by the exons GTTATCCCACCACCTGAATGGATACCAAGAAAAAGAAGTTATCATGAAGATGACAttatgaatttgaaaattccAGCTCCCATCTGTCAA gTTGTACAAGGTAAACAAGGTCTTTATCAACaacttaatatacaaaaaaaacctatGACAGTAGCAGATTACAAAATAATGGCAGAGTCTGATGAATATAAGACGCCTAGCCATTTTGACTATGGAGATCTTGAAAGAAAATactggaaaaatattatttacaaatccCCACTCTATGGTGCAGATGTATCAGGATCTATTACTGATAAAGATGTTAAT gtTTGGAATATTAACAAACTGGGTACTATATTGGATTATGTAAATGAAGATTATGGTATTAGTATCGAAGGTGTCAATACTGCTTACCTTTATTTTGGTATGTGGAAAACCTCTTTTGCATGGCACACTGAAGACATGGATCTATAcagtattaactatatacacgAAGGATATCCAAAGAcatg GTATGCAATACCTCCAGAACATGGTCGTCGCTTAGAAAGATTGGCTACTGGTTTTTTTCAATCTGATGCTTCAGCATGCCCTGCATTTCTTAGGCATAAAATGACTGTTATATCCCCTCAtatgttaaaacaatattccataccatttaataaa ATAACACAAGAGCGCGGTGAATTTATGATAACTTTCCCTTTTGGATATCATGCGGGTTTTAATCATGGCTTTAATATGGCTGAATCGACAAACTTTGCTTCACCCCGTTGGGTGGAGTATGGGAAAAGAGCTTCACAGTGCCATTGCCGACCAGATTCAGTAAAGATCAGTATGGATACATTTGTTAAACGTTTACAACCtgaaaaatatgaactatGGCTTCAAGGAAATGATGTTGGTACTCATCCAGAAGATCCTTCTCGTACTTTAGCAGCACCCTTGCCTAGTGCATGTgacttattatgtaataaaaa caaCACTGGTATTCCAAAACTTTATATCGAAGGTGGTAGAAAACGTCATCCTGTCACACATAAACTTTCAGATTCAGAATTGTCCATTGATATGACACATGAAAGTAAAGCTTTAGATGCTGCTTTGGCAACAAGTATTCAAGAGTTTGATGTAAAGGAATATGATGATGAACTTAATGATGAACAAAGAGAAGTAATGGAAGATATATGGCTAAAAGCTGATGAAATGG atgtaaCTGaagtatcttataataatggaAGATCTAGACTTTTGAGTAAAAAACATTCAATCTTGGAAGATATAGAATTTACAAGTGATAGTGATTATTGTGATAGTTCAGAAAAAAGAAGATCCAAAAAAAGGAAGGCTAAAAAACGATCAACCAAAAAGAatccaaaatctaaaaaaaataaatcttctaaatcaactgaaaaaataagtgttgcttctaatgaattaattaacgATACAGATTCAACAACCATTAGCTTTAAAGGAAATGATGatagtattgaaaaaataataactataacaccTATAAATACTGAAAGTCTGAATTCtaagaatattaatagaaCTACAGAAGAGTCTCGGGTGAATCAATAtctcaaaaaaagtattataaatgatagttTATTGTCTAAAAATGGTGACAGTGTTAATAATAACGGGCATTCAAatgtagttatattaaaaccattattaccAATTAAATCAGAAATGCCACAAAATGCATCTCTTACTAATTTAACAACCCACATCAATAAGAATAATCAACCTTATATGCCATCAGTATTTATGTCTCcaaaaatagaaatagtaGATAGAAAATCTACACAACAATTATATCCACCGACTCTTGAACCAATACAGATTAAGGATGAAGAAGAATATGCAATTGATG gtataccaaataatataggtGATATGGTAAACAATTGTTGCTCATTTGAGGTTGAGCAACTGTATAATGTGTTTAGAAGTATGAATGAACCATATTGTTCATTATGTATGATGTTTAATCGTAAAAag TTAACTTTCAATTTGGATTGGCGAACCAAAGCGAAATCTTTCATGAATCCAAAGTTACCCAACTTACAGAGCCCTAGCAAAGCAATATTTAAACATGCGCTTTGTGGCAGTGAAAAAGTTTATAGGGCAGATCTCATAAGatgtgaaaaatgttatttgacTGTTCATAAAGTGTGTTATGGCATTAATGTAAACACAAGTAAACATTGGTTGTGTGATCGATGCATGAAAAATGCTATGCTTGct GGTTGTGCGTATTGTCCATTAAAAGGTGGGGCtcttaaagaatttaaatctaATGGATGGTCACATGTTGAATGTCATCTGTTTGTGCACGGTAGTAGTCCATTAACTATCAATACTTTTTCGACAGATTTTTCAACTAATcaaaag tgcgTAATATGCAATTTATCATCTGGCAATTGTTTTCGTTGTTCTGAAGGCAGTTGTGATGCTTGGTTTCATATTTCTTGTGGAATATTTGCTGGATTTGATTTTCGAGCTGAAAGAAACAGCAAGCATATTTTAATCCAttgtaataatcatttaaatattccaaataaa CAAAAGATAATTCATATAAACCAAAAAGTATGGGTTAGACACTGGCAGCATAATAGGATCTCTGAATGTCGAATTGTCAATATCGATAAAACTCCTTTATGCGTTGTAAAATTCAGTGATGGTACAATATCAGACAGTATtacattaaaagaaataaag aacaatACAAATGATCTTCCAGCCATTAacaaagaaataaatttagaatcgGGTGACAAAGGTTTATTCCTTGGATTGAATTATAAACCTACATATtca GTTATGTATAGTGATGGTACATGTGGTCGTATACATCCTAGTGACATATACAGTAATGATGAACATCTTATGAGACGCTTGAAACTGCAAGCTAAACGTGGGTTAGATAAATATgaaagagaaaataaaataattaatgttttataa